From the genome of Scylla paramamosain isolate STU-SP2022 chromosome 37, ASM3559412v1, whole genome shotgun sequence:
ATCACCGttacatcaccacacaccagtaccatcaccaccacactcacactctcaccTCCCGACGAAGGTAGCGCAGGAGTTCAGGGTGGTCTGGGGGCAGTGGGCCTTCCAGAGAGAACAGGAGGTGATCTgaaggaggcaaagaagagggaaatggaagaaggtTGCGTATAATCTCTGTTCTTGCATGATTTTATTAGTTTATAGTAAGTTTGCTTATTTATGttagacaggaagacagacagagacatacgtgaagagaggtagacagacaaatagaaagacaggcagacagacagacagacagatgtactaatcacacacaaacccacacaaacacacgaacactcACCACTATAGGGGCGGGTTAAGATTGTGATGCTAGACAAGGCCActacacccaccaccatcaccaccacacgcacTGCCGCCCCACGCCCACCAAACCCACCCATCCTCACGCCCTCCACGCCTTACTGAGCGAGCGTGGCTGTGCTAGATGTGGTGTGACGCGGGTGGcaggtgactgtgtgtgtgtgtgtgcgtatgtgtgtgtgtgtgtgtgtgtgtgtgtgtgtgtgtactatcaTGCCCCGCGGTGGAGTGTAAACGTGGCGTGTGGAAATATCACGCgggttttcctcttcctgccccctgccgactatttcttctttctcctcttcctttcctcttcttcctcatcatctcaTCATTTTTATCACGCATCACCGCCTCCTCTGTTctcccatttccctcctccctgtcttccaccttcctctccctcaccgcgCTTCAAATACAATAAATCACTTGTTTTCATGACTTATTTACCAGGTACAAAACATTCACCCAACCTTAATTGCTTAGTACCAGTCTccctctccgcctcctcttcccctttcttccctctccttcctcctcctcccctctctcctccctttcctttgtaATCAATCTTTccgtttttcattatttatttaacaGTGTAAGAtattcacccttccttccctttccttcagtactcctcctccccttccttccctctcctttactgTCTTTCACATACAATCTCTCTTTCCATGATTTATTTAACAAGTACAACGCATTCAACTTAGCTTAACTTTCTTGAACCAGCCGCCCCTCGCTTCTACCTCAGTCGTCTCCTCTTCAGTCTTCCTTCATATTTGGAGTCCTTCTTGACAAACACGAAGTCCTCTGTTCTCCTCGCCTCCAGCACGTAGCCGCGCCTCGACAtgtcctccttcaccgcctccacctcctccatcttcttccacTCCAGAAACACTACCTGCAGCACACCAAGCTCCACTTACTCCTATTCACCACCTGACGCCACATTTTCACCACCCTGTCATCACCCTTTCAACCTGACACCTTATCAACACCCTGGCGACCCTCTTTCACCCTGTCATCACTCCTTCACAGTCACCCTGCCACCACATCACTAACCTGTCGTCACCTTTTGACCCTCGCAACACCATTTTACCCTGTATCCTACCATCACTACCCAGTCACATCACCATTCCAACCCATCACCACCCTTCCATCACCGAATCACCATCTCACCTGTACATCGAAGCGGCGCAAATCCAGGTGTGACAGGATGGCTCTCTCTGCGCCCTCCACGTCTAGCACCAGCAGATGGACCCGCGCGGCGCCCACAGCCAACAGAAGAGACTCCAGAGGCACGCACTGCACCATTGTAAACCACGACCTGGACACTGCCTGAATGAGACCCAGTGAGGATTCGAACCCAGGAAGTCAGGCAAGAATCACGTGACAAACCTACCTAACAGCCCAACCACTTAATGACCTATGCTCGTATTCAGTAAAAAGCTTTGATCTATCACTaagactactttcaaaggccacaaggaTGATtagcgggttctcaagactgcttATCcttttagtaatgtagaaatctcgttaatctgccactaaaaCCGCAAAAATACCTTTAAAGACcattacaacttcaactagagcctgtggagagaggtggaggcgGCGTGGTGCAGAATATAGTACCTAATCACCTGTTCGTCGGCAAACTCCTAATCACCTTTTCGTCGGCAAACTCCACCAGGCTGTTCATGGCGCGGTGCTTGATGTCAGTGATGAAGCCTATACTGGTGGGCTGGCTGCTGGTGCGGAAGGCGgcctggaggggaggaggaggaggaggaagaggaggaggggaggaaaaggaatacgAATGAAGACCAAATAGCAACATTTCTTGTGGTCCTAAGTATAATGCATCGTTTGGATGACTATTCTATGATAACTAtgagtgggagagacaggatagtgaaggaggtggaggaggagaaggtggaggaggaggaggaggaggaggaagagggacacaAACGTAATATAATAGAAACGAactaaaaattctctctctctctctcaccctggcTGGGTAGGGCGTGGGCGCCAGGCATACGTTGGCCGCCCACGCCCTGCGCCGCTTGTCCCTGAGGGCGAGGAAGGCGGCGTGGTCAGCCTCCACCAGCAGCCCCGTCCAGCCTCGCTCCCGCTCCAGCCACAGCGTGTTGGACATGCTCTCGCCGTCCAGCGCCCCCGCCTCCACGAAGAAGCCGCCGCGCTgacagagtgagagaaagattggtagatagatagatggacagagactgacagacaggtagacaggagtagatacagacaggcaggtagatacaaagaacaaaagacgaagaaaacgagggaaagtTGTAAGATGCCATCAAGCTACACGTGGAGCAAACAAGTTAACCCTTTCCCCCCTAAACAACCATACAACTTATAAAACATGGAACTGCAACAATCTTTCACGCAACAATTGTAAACctaagtcagccagtcagtctctctctctcttacctcatcACCAAACAGACCCTCAACACTGTCACTGTAGAAGGCAACACTAGGCACTTGGATCCTTAGCAAATCCGTGCCAGGCTTGTAAGGTTCACCAGAGGGCGGCTCCAGTACCTGCAACCACGGGGCATCAAGACACACTGGGTAGACTTCGGCACACTGCGCATCCCTTTGGCTCACCGTACTCAGCGCCATCTCTTGAGAACTTAAGGCATTATTACACGCATACGCCTCAACTCCTGGGATTTATGAGAATAtattgggggttttcaaggttttcaGGATTCTAGTTGAAATTAATGGCGTTTTCTATGAGGTTCTGAtgattctagttgaagttattggtgtttcgtgattctggtgaaagaAATACGTATGCTACCCACTCCAGTCAGTTATCTCTGTTTGAAATGCGGGCGTGAGTGAAGCGCCATCTACAGCGTAAGAGTCGTGTTGTCTATCAGTGTTCGTTCGACGCTTCACTCACCTCCTGTCGAAGATAATGAAGCAACTCAGGGTCGTCGGCAGGTAAGGGCCCCTTTAATGATCTCAATAGGTGTtctgaaaagagaaatagatacagataaacagagatacacagatagataaatattaaTCAGTTTATCTCCTCATTGCTTACTAGAACGAAAACATACGTAATTAGTCGCTTTTTCAGGTGCGCCTTACCTGAGTACCTCTGTCTCCAcggacccaccaccaccaccaccatcaccaccaccaccaccgccactacccgccaccaccacagccactttACGCCCTTCGTAGGTACTCGGCCCATCCCTGCAAaatattagatagatagatagatagatagatagatggttagATAGATAATTAATATGATTTTACTTATGAAATATTGATATTGATATtataccattactactactactactactactactactactactactactactaccatgacCACTTAACTCTGCAAGCACTGTCGCTGatctgaggaggaaaaaatgagggaaaattgGCTATAAAcaccatttttcctccatttttcctccaagTTAcgctgtttttcctccttttcttttgttttttcctctccaaGCATTacgtggagaagaggaagaagaagaagaagaagaaaagaagaagaagaagaagataaaagaagaaaataaacaataaatatatgataaatgataattatacattctctctctctctctctctctctctctctctctctctctctctctctctctttctctctctgaagaaaaCGGATGCATAAAACGCtactaaagaaaatgaaagtcgAAAAGGGATACTAATGTAAACTTGAATAAATATTATAAactacatgctctctctctctctctctctctctctctctctctctctctctctctctctctctctctctctctctctctctttcttaaaaatataacaaacgaagaaagaagaagaaaaggaataagaaaaaaagaaaaaagaaaaagaaagatgaacgaaaaagaaaacaaagaaactaaagaaaaagaagaaaatgggaaaaaaagaaaacggtaaaaatGAATCGTAATGAAAAGGAGACgatggaaaaaataaggaaaaatggaaacaaaataagcaaaaagaaaggaaaagtagaaagagagagaaagagagagactgagtgaggggaaagaggggaggaaaatggcttacaagaggaaattaaagagagagttTGCTTTTAACGTGACAGTGATGgatggaaacgagagagagagagagagagagagagagagagagagagagagagagagagagagagagagagagagagagagagagaaacatgactatcaaaatctctctctctctctctctctctctctctctctctctctctctctctctctctcgttatgtatgccacacacacacacctcatcccATCACCTCTAAATATGGacaaggaatgggagaggaagggagagagagagggagagggaaagagagaaggaaaaagggggagTAGGTGATTGGTTAATAGAGAaatgaggcaaaggaagaggaagaagaggaggaggaggaggaggaggaggaggaggaggaggaggaggaggaggaggaggaggaggatttattgttttgataatattctgtgactctctctctctctctctctctctctctctctctctgtgtgtgtgtgtgtgtgtgtgtgtgtgtccatcacCCAACATATTAATAAACTGcaagcacactcacacacaaacaaaaacccgaaagaagaagaagaagaagaagaagaagaaaaagaaaaagaagaaaagaaagaagaagaatacaaaaagaaaaaaactaaagataTAAGcaaccagaagaagaagaagaagaagaagaagaagaagaagaagaagaagaagaagaaaaagaagaaagaggaaaaaaaaacaatcaaatgaataaacgaaagaagaaaacaagaaagaaaacaagaaaacaaaaaatattacccCTTTATTTaaattcctcccctcttccccttccctgctgGCCCCTCTcgctcccctcttcccttcttcctccttagaTAACTCCCCTTACCCTTCACacccacgaggaggaggaagaagaggaggaggaggaggaggaggaggaggaggaggaggaggaggagccatacCTACCAAAGAATACAAATGTCAGTATTATTCCAGATAGCTgtgtccccttcctctccccttcctctcccctcactctcacacCTCTCACTtaccctcttctcccctccccctcccctcacctctccccactGCAAGGATGAGGtgcgggggaagggaggaagtgaggggaagcgaggaggagtgaatgaaggggaaggaggaggaggaggaggaggaagaggatgaggaggaggaggagaaggagaaaggaaggaaaggagaagaggaagaaacgaatGGAGGAAGTGGTGAGGAGGAAATACTAGGAGAATAAAGGATATGAAAgacaaatggaggagaaaggaaggaaggaagtaaagaaggagggagggaagggaagaggaggaggaggaggaaatagaaggggAAGAATTGCATAGATGtgaatataaatagaaaagaaagaaaggaataaatagataaacaaataaagatagaaaaacgagagagagagagagagagagagagagagagagagagagagagagagagagagagagagagagagagagagaacgggaaagaagaaggaggaggaggaggaggaggaggaggaggaggaggaggaggaggaggaggaggaggaggaggaggaggaggggaagctgTCGAGAGGTGAATGAGGTAAATGACCttaggattaagagagagagagagagagagagagagagagagagagagagagagagagagagagagagagagagagagagagagagagagagagagagagagaggaataagactcacccatcaccacaagatacctctcctcctcctcctcctcctcctcctcttcctcctcctcttcctcctccatagcACTTTATTACCTCACTCATCCTGTCCGTAAAATCGAAggtaacgacacacacacacacacacacacacacacacacacacacacacacacacacacacacacacacacacacacacacataaataaaaaa
Proteins encoded in this window:
- the LOC135091309 gene encoding uncharacterized protein LOC135091309; amino-acid sequence: MGRVPTKGVKWLWWWRVVAVVVVVMVVVVVGPWRQRYSEHLLRSLKGPLPADDPELLHYLRQEVLEPPSGEPYKPGTDLLRIQVPSVAFYSDSVEGLFGDERGGFFVEAGALDGESMSNTLWLERERGWTGLLVEADHAAFLALRDKRRRAWAANVCLAPTPYPARAAFRTSSQPTSIGFITDIKHRAMNSLVEFADEKVIRSLPTNR